The Orenia marismortui DSM 5156 genome window below encodes:
- a CDS encoding helix-turn-helix domain-containing protein, with protein sequence MDYLNDTPKSRKNKHLNAYERGQIALLHSEGMSPYAIAKRLGRASNTIRNELKRGTVSQIK encoded by the coding sequence ATGGACTACTTAAATGATACACCAAAATCCCGAAAAAATAAACACCTAAATGCTTATGAGCGTGGTCAAATTGCATTGTTACATTCCGAAGGAATGTCGCCTTATGCTATTGCAAAACGTCTAGGTAGAGCTTCTAATACAATTAGAAACGAGTTAAAGCGTGGTACAGTTTCCCAAATTAAA
- a CDS encoding cyclic lactone autoinducer peptide: MKSKKLISKVLKGVAKRSSKSASFYFVYQPEVPNALKEDK, from the coding sequence ATGAAGAGCAAAAAATTAATATCTAAAGTATTAAAAGGAGTAGCAAAAAGAAGTTCAAAGTCTGCTAGCTTTTATTTTGTTTATCAACCTGAAGTACCAAATGCTTTGAAAGAAGATAAGTAA
- the purB gene encoding adenylosuccinate lyase, producing MITRYSLDKMEKVWSEENKFEKWLEIEIAVCEALAEVGEIPKADVENIKKNATFEVDRIKEIEQETRHDILAFLTAVAESLGEESKYIHMGLTSSDIKDTARALQMKESVELILKDLVLVKDVLAEQAKKYKMRVMIGRTHGVHAEPVTLGLKLANWYSEINRNIERAKELLTRVSIGKISGAVGTFANISPKVEEIACEKLGIKAAAISSQILQRDRHAEYLSVLAIIASSLDKFATEIRNLQRTDILEIEESFKKGQKGSSAMPHKKNPIVCERISGLSRVVKANTNVGFDNVNLWHERDLTHSSPERVVLPDSSILIDYMLTKFADVVKNLAVHEDNMEANLAKTKGLIFSQKVMLSLVDKGLLRDDAYAIVQRNALEAWNSKKTFKELLLADSELVKHMNKKEVEDIFDYKYHLQNIDVIYDRLGLS from the coding sequence ATGATTACCCGTTATTCATTAGATAAGATGGAAAAAGTTTGGAGTGAAGAAAACAAGTTTGAAAAATGGTTAGAAATTGAGATTGCTGTCTGTGAAGCTTTAGCAGAAGTAGGAGAGATTCCTAAAGCAGATGTGGAAAATATTAAGAAGAATGCTACCTTTGAGGTAGATAGGATTAAGGAGATAGAACAAGAGACTAGACATGATATTTTAGCTTTTTTGACAGCTGTAGCAGAGAGTTTAGGTGAAGAGTCTAAATATATACATATGGGACTAACTTCTTCAGATATTAAAGATACTGCTAGGGCTCTACAGATGAAAGAATCTGTAGAATTAATTTTAAAAGATTTAGTTTTAGTTAAAGATGTTTTAGCAGAGCAAGCTAAGAAATATAAGATGAGGGTAATGATTGGTCGAACTCATGGAGTTCATGCTGAGCCTGTAACCTTAGGTTTGAAATTAGCTAACTGGTATTCTGAAATAAATAGAAATATAGAAAGAGCTAAGGAATTATTAACTAGAGTTAGTATTGGCAAAATTTCAGGTGCTGTAGGAACCTTTGCTAATATAAGTCCTAAAGTAGAAGAGATAGCTTGTGAAAAGTTAGGGATTAAAGCTGCAGCAATATCTTCTCAAATTTTACAAAGAGATAGGCATGCTGAATATTTAAGTGTTTTGGCAATTATAGCTAGTTCTTTAGATAAATTTGCTACTGAGATTAGAAACTTACAACGAACAGACATCTTAGAAATTGAAGAAAGCTTTAAGAAAGGTCAAAAGGGTTCTTCGGCAATGCCTCATAAGAAGAATCCAATTGTTTGTGAAAGAATTTCTGGATTATCTAGAGTTGTAAAAGCTAATACTAATGTTGGTTTTGACAATGTTAATTTGTGGCATGAAAGAGATTTAACTCATTCTTCACCAGAACGTGTAGTGCTACCAGATAGTAGTATTTTAATTGATTACATGTTAACTAAATTTGCTGATGTAGTTAAGAATCTAGCTGTACATGAAGATAATATGGAGGCAAATTTAGCCAAAACAAAAGGTCTTATCTTTTCGCAAAAAGTTATGTTATCTTTAGTAGATAAAGGTCTATTAAGAGATGATGCTTATGCTATTGTACAGCGTAATGCTCTTGAAGCTTGGAATAGTAAGAAGACTTTTAAAGAACTATTATTGGCTGATAGTGAATTAGTAAAACATATGAATAAGAAAGAAGTAGAAGATATCTTTGATTACAAGTATCATTTACAAAATATAGATGTTATTTATGATAGATTAGGATTAAGTTAA
- a CDS encoding sensor histidine kinase — protein MLVDNFNKKSLYQVMIILLTQTLLLLFITCWNEVELFGVSYDKLLNIIIFVVVGLSILSIIMVAELHKMVEYETEFKIQQVKLKENKKLIDSLRSQKHDFLNHLQTIYGMIQLDKKNQAKDYIKSLNKDLSRINFKEDILSDSILDSILISKKLEASKVGIKFDCRVEVGVEEVNFPIDKLFRVLSNLIDNAIDAVKDAEIKGIIIVKGIDKGEEYLLSVYNSRSVIGDDLKAKIFEPGFSTKGEERGFGLYIIKSLIEEFGGKLKLESKPGYGTEFLCYLKKVSRDR, from the coding sequence ATGCTAGTGGATAATTTTAATAAAAAAAGTTTATATCAAGTGATGATTATCTTATTAACTCAGACCTTATTATTATTATTTATAACATGCTGGAATGAAGTGGAATTATTTGGAGTATCTTATGATAAATTGCTAAATATAATAATTTTTGTGGTAGTTGGTTTATCTATCTTATCAATAATCATGGTTGCAGAGTTACATAAAATGGTCGAATATGAGACTGAATTTAAGATTCAGCAAGTTAAATTAAAAGAGAATAAAAAATTAATTGATAGCTTAAGAAGTCAAAAACATGATTTCTTAAACCATTTACAGACGATTTATGGAATGATACAGTTAGATAAAAAGAATCAAGCAAAAGATTATATAAAATCTTTGAATAAAGATTTATCCAGGATTAATTTCAAAGAAGATATTCTGTCTGACTCTATTCTTGATTCAATTCTAATTTCTAAAAAGTTAGAAGCATCCAAAGTAGGGATAAAATTTGACTGTAGGGTTGAAGTAGGGGTTGAAGAGGTTAATTTCCCCATTGATAAATTATTTAGAGTTCTTTCTAATTTAATTGATAATGCTATTGATGCTGTTAAGGATGCTGAGATTAAGGGAATTATCATAGTTAAAGGAATAGATAAAGGAGAAGAATATTTATTATCTGTTTATAATAGTAGATCAGTTATTGGAGATGATTTAAAAGCAAAGATCTTTGAACCAGGTTTTTCTACTAAAGGTGAAGAAAGAGGGTTTGGTTTATATATTATTAAGTCTTTAATTGAAGAATTTGGAGGTAAATTAAAATTAGAGAGTAAACCTGGCTATGGAACAGAGTTTTTATGTTACCTTAAGAAGGTTAGTAGAGATAGATAA
- the ltrA gene encoding group II intron reverse transcriptase/maturase, with product MLKFRTLYSLKDKITKKFHLYIAGQKVLDNGGCGGVDNVSIEEFKNNYKMNMRELHRQLIENTYEPLPVLRTYISKGNGEKRPLGIPVIKDRIAQQAVRQVLEIYFEREFCECSFGFRPNRSAHDAIEKIEKYKEQGYYWVVDADIKSYFDTIDHELLMDFIAEYISDGWVLDIIRSWLTIGVMTEEGREETREGTPQGGVISPLLANIYLHYFDKKMTRRGYKIVRFADDFVILTKNKRKAKRALKVTRKIIEDELKLKLHPRKTVVTNFYDGFEFLGFKFHHSEYKRPKDKAITKFKNKVRKITRRTRPFPVEVIIAKLNPVLRGWGNYFKIGNVKTLFTRLDKWIRMRMRSFIEKKKAIMYQNYRFSNSYLRDKGLQSLLTDVL from the coding sequence GTGTTAAAATTTCGAACTCTATATAGTTTGAAGGATAAAATCACAAAGAAATTTCACTTATATATTGCAGGACAAAAAGTACTGGATAATGGTGGCTGTGGTGGAGTTGATAATGTAAGCATAGAAGAGTTTAAAAATAATTACAAGATGAATATGCGAGAACTTCATAGACAGCTGATAGAGAATACTTACGAGCCATTACCAGTGTTACGGACGTACATTTCCAAAGGAAATGGAGAAAAGAGACCACTAGGTATTCCAGTAATCAAAGATAGAATTGCTCAACAAGCAGTGAGGCAAGTACTAGAAATATACTTTGAGCGAGAATTTTGTGAATGTTCCTTTGGTTTCAGACCTAATAGGTCTGCTCACGATGCGATAGAAAAGATAGAGAAATATAAAGAACAAGGTTACTACTGGGTGGTAGACGCAGACATTAAATCTTATTTTGATACTATAGACCATGAGTTATTAATGGATTTTATAGCGGAATATATAAGTGATGGTTGGGTATTAGATATTATCAGGTCATGGCTGACAATTGGAGTTATGACTGAAGAAGGTAGAGAAGAAACTAGAGAAGGGACACCTCAAGGAGGTGTCATCTCTCCTCTATTAGCTAATATCTATTTACATTACTTTGATAAGAAAATGACTCGTCGAGGTTACAAAATAGTCCGCTTTGCTGACGACTTTGTAATCTTAACTAAAAATAAGCGCAAAGCAAAGAGAGCGTTAAAAGTTACCCGTAAAATTATAGAGGATGAATTGAAGTTGAAACTTCATCCTCGTAAGACGGTAGTAACTAACTTTTATGATGGATTTGAATTTCTAGGATTCAAATTTCACCATTCTGAATACAAGAGACCTAAAGATAAAGCAATAACAAAATTCAAAAACAAAGTAAGAAAGATTACTAGAAGAACTAGACCTTTTCCTGTAGAAGTAATAATTGCAAAATTAAATCCAGTTTTGAGAGGTTGGGGTAACTATTTCAAGATAGGAAATGTGAAGACTTTGTTTACGAGGTTGGATAAATGGATTAGAATGAGAATGCGTTCGTTTATCGAAAAGAAAAAGGCGATAATGTATCAAAATTATCGCTTTTCAAATAGTTATCTAAGAGATAAAGGACTTCAATCATTACTTACTGATGTGCTCTAA
- a CDS encoding adenylosuccinate synthase codes for MSTIVVVGTQWGDEGKGKITDMIGEETDAVVRYQGGNNAGHTVVVGDKEYKLHLIPSGILYDNTKCVIGNGVVIDPKVLIEELDYLAEKGVEVNNLYISSKAHLIMPYHRSLDKAEEIRKANAKIGTTGKGIGPVYMDKIGRFGIRVEDLLDENVFRAKVVEAIELKNLILEKVYGLDTFEAEDIVEEYLGYVSRIEDYITDTSLLINQEIEAGNNILFEGAQGTLLDIDHGTYPFVTSSNPTAGGVCSGTGVGPTKIDEILGIVKAYTTRVGEGPFPTELEDNIGEYLREKGHEFGTTTGRARRCGWFDAIIVKYAARINGLTGLAITKLDVLDDLEEIKICTGYEYKGEVITEFPTKEEVLKECKPVYETLPGWKSKTSDIKDYDKLPENAKKYLARISELTDTKISILSIGPKRNQTIVLDNLLNK; via the coding sequence ATGTCAACTATAGTTGTAGTAGGAACCCAATGGGGAGATGAGGGAAAAGGTAAGATCACAGATATGATAGGTGAAGAAACTGATGCAGTAGTTCGATATCAAGGTGGTAATAATGCTGGACATACTGTTGTAGTAGGAGATAAAGAATATAAACTGCATTTGATTCCTTCTGGAATTTTATATGATAATACAAAATGTGTAATTGGTAATGGGGTAGTTATTGATCCTAAAGTACTAATTGAAGAGTTAGATTATTTAGCTGAAAAAGGTGTAGAGGTTAATAATTTATATATAAGTTCAAAAGCACATTTGATTATGCCTTATCACAGATCATTAGATAAAGCAGAAGAGATTAGAAAAGCTAATGCTAAGATTGGTACAACTGGAAAGGGTATTGGACCAGTTTATATGGATAAGATTGGACGCTTTGGAATTAGAGTAGAAGATTTACTAGATGAAAATGTCTTTAGAGCAAAGGTTGTAGAAGCAATTGAATTAAAGAATTTAATTTTAGAAAAAGTTTATGGTTTAGATACTTTTGAGGCTGAGGATATAGTAGAGGAGTATTTAGGATATGTTAGTCGTATTGAAGATTATATTACTGATACTTCTTTATTGATTAACCAAGAGATAGAGGCAGGGAATAATATCTTATTTGAAGGAGCTCAAGGAACTTTACTTGACATTGATCATGGTACTTATCCGTTTGTAACTTCATCTAATCCAACTGCTGGAGGAGTTTGTAGTGGTACAGGTGTAGGCCCAACTAAAATAGATGAAATTTTAGGTATTGTCAAGGCTTACACTACTAGAGTAGGAGAAGGTCCTTTTCCTACCGAATTAGAAGATAATATTGGTGAGTATTTAAGAGAGAAAGGTCATGAATTTGGAACGACTACAGGGAGGGCAAGGCGTTGTGGTTGGTTTGATGCAATAATTGTTAAATATGCAGCTCGTATCAATGGATTAACAGGTTTAGCAATTACTAAGTTAGATGTATTAGATGATTTAGAAGAGATCAAAATTTGTACCGGTTATGAGTATAAAGGTGAAGTGATTACAGAATTCCCAACTAAAGAGGAAGTTCTAAAAGAATGTAAGCCAGTATATGAAACTTTGCCTGGATGGAAATCTAAAACAAGTGATATTAAAGATTATGATAAGTTACCTGAGAATGCTAAAAAATATTTAGCTAGGATTTCTGAATTGACAGATACTAAGATATCAATTTTGTCTATAGGTCCTAAAAGAAATCAAACAATAGTATTAGATAATCTATTAAATAAATAG
- a CDS encoding accessory gene regulator ArgB-like protein translates to MEGKNSLELISQKLINYFFKDYQADDKEILIFGLMAVLSTTITSIFIIVCSSLLGVARFSIIAAIVASILRFFSGGIHAATYKQCITISTVVFVLLGLLASYAGIGLQDSLFIILLLALIVGSIIIFFYAPAEVEQNPINSIERRYRLKRYSFMILFIIVFISYLILLLKNDLYQFILAGLLGVIWQLFTITPLAYKLIDLLNKDRRGKNEEQKINI, encoded by the coding sequence ATGGAGGGGAAAAATAGTCTTGAACTTATTAGTCAAAAGCTTATAAATTATTTCTTTAAAGATTATCAAGCAGATGATAAAGAAATACTAATCTTTGGATTAATGGCAGTATTATCTACAACTATTACATCAATTTTTATAATTGTTTGTTCATCATTACTTGGAGTTGCTAGATTTTCAATAATAGCAGCTATTGTTGCATCAATACTGAGATTTTTTTCTGGAGGGATTCATGCTGCTACTTATAAACAATGTATTACAATAAGTACAGTTGTTTTTGTCTTATTAGGTTTATTAGCTTCTTATGCTGGAATAGGATTACAGGATAGTTTATTTATTATTTTATTACTAGCTCTTATAGTTGGTTCTATTATAATTTTCTTTTATGCTCCGGCAGAAGTAGAACAAAATCCTATTAATTCGATAGAAAGAAGATATAGACTCAAGAGATACTCTTTCATGATTTTATTTATTATAGTTTTTATTTCTTATCTTATTCTCTTATTAAAAAATGATTTATATCAGTTTATTCTAGCTGGGCTATTAGGGGTTATTTGGCAGTTATTTACAATAACCCCTTTAGCGTATAAATTAATTGACTTATTAAATAAAGATAGGAGGGGTAAAAATGAAGAGCAAAAAATTAATATCTAA
- the dnaB gene encoding replicative DNA helicase gives MEVMDRVPPNSIEAEKSTLGSMLLDRDAIAKVIEILKPQDFYREAHTTIFNVINKLFDRGEPVDLVTISQELREEEQLEAIGGASYITSLVNSVPTAANVEHYAKIVEEKAILRRLIKTADQIAQLGYKGDEEIDTILDSSEQLIFNISQRRTVQSFDGIKDILMETFDNLEQLYNNKGDVTGIATGFRDLDKMTSGLQRSDLIILAARPSMGKTALALNIAQHAAVKEKQSVAIFSLEMSKSQLVQRMLCSEAQVDSHRLRTGFLNDTDWRRISQGAGRLGESKIFIDDTPGITVMEMRAKARRIQAEHGLDLILIDYLQLMTGSGATESRQQEVSNISRSLKGLARELNVPVVSLSQLSRAVEQRNDKRPQLSDLRSSGSIEQDADVVAFIYRDDYYNPDSERAGITEIIIGKQRNGPVGTVELAFQKEYTKFVDLSRREEK, from the coding sequence TATAGAGGCAGAAAAATCTACTTTAGGTTCTATGTTGTTAGATCGTGATGCAATAGCTAAAGTAATAGAGATATTAAAACCACAGGATTTTTATCGTGAGGCCCATACTACTATTTTTAATGTTATTAATAAATTATTCGATAGAGGAGAACCAGTTGATTTAGTTACTATTAGTCAGGAATTAAGAGAAGAAGAACAGTTAGAAGCGATTGGTGGAGCTTCTTATATTACCTCTTTGGTTAACAGTGTTCCTACAGCAGCTAATGTAGAACATTATGCAAAAATTGTAGAAGAAAAGGCAATTTTGAGAAGATTAATTAAAACTGCTGATCAAATTGCTCAATTAGGCTATAAAGGCGATGAAGAAATAGATACTATTTTAGATAGTTCAGAACAATTAATATTTAATATTTCTCAAAGAAGAACGGTACAAAGCTTTGATGGGATTAAAGATATTCTAATGGAGACTTTTGATAATCTAGAACAGCTTTATAATAATAAAGGTGATGTTACAGGAATTGCTACTGGATTTAGAGATTTGGATAAGATGACTTCTGGGTTACAGAGATCAGATTTAATTATCTTAGCTGCCCGTCCAAGTATGGGGAAAACTGCTTTAGCACTTAATATTGCTCAACATGCTGCAGTAAAAGAAAAGCAATCTGTAGCTATATTCTCATTAGAGATGTCTAAGTCTCAATTGGTACAAAGAATGTTATGTTCTGAAGCACAAGTAGATAGTCATCGATTAAGAACAGGATTCTTAAATGATACTGATTGGCGTAGAATATCTCAAGGTGCAGGACGTTTAGGAGAGTCTAAAATATTTATTGATGATACTCCAGGAATAACAGTAATGGAGATGAGAGCTAAGGCAAGAAGAATTCAAGCTGAACATGGATTAGATTTAATCCTAATAGATTACTTACAGTTAATGACTGGAAGTGGAGCTACTGAGAGTAGACAACAAGAGGTATCTAATATCTCTCGTTCTTTGAAAGGATTAGCACGTGAATTAAATGTGCCAGTTGTTTCACTTTCTCAGCTAAGTCGTGCTGTAGAGCAAAGAAATGATAAGAGACCACAGCTTAGTGACTTGAGATCAAGTGGTTCTATTGAACAGGATGCTGATGTGGTAGCTTTTATTTATAGAGATGATTATTATAATCCTGACTCTGAAAGAGCAGGAATCACAGAAATTATTATAGGAAAGCAGCGTAATGGACCAGTTGGAACTGTTGAATTAGCCTTTCAAAAAGAATATACAAAGTTTGTGGATTTATCTAGAAGAGAAGAGAAATAA
- a CDS encoding IS256 family transposase has translation MNSIIENLLSGQENLDNNLDSLLLNLIKNFLELLLQSEITEFLGYQKYNTKGNNSGNSRNGSYNRGLHTKYGKIENLNIPRDRNGEFNTALFQPHQTRDQLLEEMIVMMYARGLSTRDIADVIEKMYGHHYSPSTISNITDIAIEEIEKWRNRKLKERYSVIFIDGTSVKVRRDHVDNESIYVIIGIDEEGYREILDFYIAPTESASVWEEQLSKLKSRGVQQVLLGVIDGLPGLRDAFLKVFPKADIQRCVVHKLRNTASKVRKKHLEDIMDDLKPIYKALTLEQAEKALNEFIAKWQSIYPEVTDSWLDDKYDLLAFYKYPESIRKSIYTTNWIERTNKEIKKRLKPTNSLPNITAAEKLVYLTVINYNDRWSQRRMKGFLQAKDDIIQLFKERYQ, from the coding sequence ATGAATAGTATAATAGAAAATCTATTATCAGGTCAAGAAAATTTAGATAACAACTTAGACAGTCTTTTATTAAATTTAATTAAAAACTTTTTAGAACTATTACTTCAAAGTGAAATTACTGAATTTCTAGGCTATCAAAAATACAACACTAAAGGTAATAATTCAGGAAATAGTCGTAATGGTTCATATAATCGTGGTCTTCACACTAAATACGGTAAAATTGAAAACTTAAATATACCTAGAGATCGTAATGGTGAATTTAATACTGCTCTTTTTCAACCTCATCAAACACGTGATCAACTCTTAGAAGAGATGATTGTAATGATGTACGCTAGAGGGCTTTCGACTAGAGATATTGCTGATGTTATTGAAAAAATGTATGGTCATCATTATTCACCGTCTACTATTAGCAATATAACTGACATTGCCATTGAAGAAATTGAAAAATGGCGTAATAGAAAGTTGAAAGAACGTTATAGTGTAATTTTTATTGATGGAACAAGTGTTAAAGTTCGTCGTGACCATGTAGATAATGAATCAATCTATGTTATTATAGGCATTGATGAAGAAGGATATAGAGAAATCCTTGATTTTTATATAGCACCTACTGAATCTGCTAGTGTTTGGGAAGAACAATTATCTAAATTAAAATCTAGAGGTGTTCAACAAGTATTACTTGGTGTTATTGATGGTCTACCAGGCTTAAGAGATGCATTTTTAAAAGTATTTCCTAAAGCTGATATCCAAAGGTGTGTAGTTCATAAATTACGCAATACTGCTTCAAAGGTTCGTAAAAAGCATCTAGAAGATATTATGGATGATTTAAAGCCTATTTATAAAGCTTTGACTCTAGAGCAAGCTGAAAAAGCTTTAAATGAGTTTATAGCTAAGTGGCAATCAATTTATCCAGAAGTAACTGATAGTTGGTTAGATGATAAATATGATCTTTTAGCTTTTTATAAATATCCAGAATCCATTAGAAAATCTATATATACTACAAACTGGATTGAAAGAACTAATAAAGAAATTAAGAAAAGACTTAAACCCACCAATAGTTTACCAAATATAACAGCAGCAGAAAAATTAGTTTATCTTACAGTTATTAATTATAATGACCGTTGGTCTCAACGACGAATGAAAGGTTTTTTGCAAGCTAAGGATGACATTATTCAACTTTTTAAAGAGAGATACCAATGA
- the pflB gene encoding formate C-acetyltransferase: MSKFKSGKWQDEVDVRDFVQRNYLPYEGDDSFLAGPTERTTKIWEKCSELIWKEIENDGVLDVDANTVADINAYDAGYIDEDLEKIVGLQTDAPLKRTLNVYGGIRMANQAAEAYGYEVSDKIKEIFTTYRKTHNDGVFDVYNPELREIRRSGVITGLPDAYGRGRIIGDYRRIALYGIDKLIEDKDQDKTNLTGPMTEEVIRLREEVSDQIKALKKLKGLGETYGLELGRPAENAHEAIQWTYMGYLAAIQENNGAAMSLGRVSEFFDIYIENDIKEGKLTESEAQELVDDFVVKLRLARQLRTPAYNELFSGDPLWVTLVVGGMGIDGRPLVTKTSFRILNTLYNLGPAPEPNLTVLWSERLPEGFKNFCAKVSKDTSSIQYENDCIMRPNFGDDYSIACCVSAMDSGKHIQYFGARCNLPKTLLYALNGGRDEKTGVQVGPEFAAYDGDVLEFDKVMEQFDRFLDWLTEKYVDALNIIHYMHDKYAYEAVQMALHDTEVGRIMGFGVAGLSIIADSLSAIKYATVKPIRNDEGIIVDFEIEGDFPKYGNDDDRADKLAVDVVKRFMTKLENHKLYRNAEHSMSILTITSNVVYGKKTGATPDGRKLGEPFAPGANPMHGRDTSGAIASLNSVAKIPYDYCQDGISNTFSIVPKALGADENEQVNNLVSILDGYFDQEAHHLNVNVLQRETLLDAVEHPEKYPQLTIRVSGYAVNFIRLTPEQQQEVIARTFHKSM; the protein is encoded by the coding sequence ATGAGTAAATTTAAGAGTGGTAAATGGCAAGATGAAGTTGATGTTAGGGACTTTGTTCAGAGAAATTATCTTCCATATGAAGGTGATGATTCTTTTTTAGCAGGTCCAACTGAAAGAACTACAAAGATTTGGGAAAAGTGTTCTGAATTAATTTGGAAAGAAATCGAAAATGATGGGGTATTAGATGTAGATGCTAATACAGTAGCTGATATTAATGCTTATGATGCAGGATATATAGATGAAGATTTAGAGAAGATAGTTGGGTTACAAACTGATGCACCTTTAAAGAGAACCTTAAATGTTTATGGTGGAATCAGAATGGCTAATCAAGCAGCTGAAGCTTATGGTTATGAAGTAAGTGATAAGATTAAAGAGATCTTTACGACTTATAGAAAAACTCATAATGATGGTGTTTTTGATGTATATAATCCTGAATTAAGGGAGATTCGTCGTTCTGGTGTAATTACTGGTTTACCAGATGCTTATGGCCGTGGAAGAATTATTGGTGATTATAGGCGTATAGCTTTATATGGTATTGATAAATTAATTGAAGATAAAGATCAAGATAAGACTAACTTAACTGGTCCAATGACTGAAGAAGTTATTCGTTTACGAGAAGAAGTTAGTGATCAAATTAAAGCATTGAAGAAATTAAAAGGTTTAGGAGAAACTTATGGATTAGAATTAGGTCGTCCAGCTGAAAATGCTCATGAAGCAATTCAATGGACTTATATGGGATATTTAGCAGCTATTCAAGAGAATAATGGTGCTGCAATGTCTTTAGGTAGAGTTTCTGAATTCTTCGATATCTATATTGAAAATGATATTAAAGAAGGTAAATTAACAGAGTCAGAAGCACAGGAATTAGTTGATGATTTTGTAGTTAAATTAAGATTAGCTCGTCAATTAAGAACACCAGCTTATAATGAATTATTCAGTGGAGATCCACTTTGGGTAACATTAGTTGTTGGAGGTATGGGAATTGATGGTCGCCCATTAGTAACTAAGACAAGCTTCAGAATTTTAAATACATTATATAACTTAGGACCAGCACCAGAACCAAACTTAACAGTTTTATGGTCTGAAAGATTACCAGAAGGATTTAAAAACTTCTGTGCTAAGGTTTCTAAAGATACAAGTTCAATCCAATATGAAAATGATTGTATTATGAGACCTAACTTTGGTGATGACTATAGTATTGCATGTTGTGTATCTGCTATGGATTCAGGTAAGCATATTCAATACTTTGGTGCTAGATGTAACTTACCTAAAACATTACTTTATGCGTTAAATGGTGGTAGAGATGAAAAGACTGGTGTACAAGTGGGGCCAGAATTTGCTGCTTATGATGGTGATGTTTTAGAATTTGATAAAGTAATGGAACAATTTGATAGATTCTTAGATTGGTTAACTGAAAAGTATGTAGATGCTTTAAATATTATTCACTACATGCATGATAAGTATGCTTATGAAGCAGTACAAATGGCATTACATGATACAGAAGTAGGAAGAATTATGGGATTTGGTGTTGCTGGACTATCAATTATTGCTGACTCCTTAAGTGCTATTAAATATGCAACAGTTAAGCCAATTAGAAATGATGAAGGAATTATAGTTGATTTTGAAATCGAAGGAGACTTCCCTAAATATGGTAACGATGATGATCGTGCTGATAAATTAGCTGTAGATGTTGTTAAGAGATTTATGACTAAATTAGAAAATCATAAATTGTATAGAAATGCTGAACATTCTATGTCTATTTTAACAATTACTTCAAATGTAGTTTATGGTAAGAAGACTGGTGCTACTCCTGATGGACGTAAATTAGGAGAACCATTTGCTCCAGGTGCAAATCCAATGCATGGACGTGATACTTCTGGTGCTATTGCATCATTAAACTCTGTTGCTAAAATACCATATGACTATTGTCAAGATGGTATTTCTAACACATTCTCTATTGTTCCTAAAGCTTTAGGTGCTGATGAGAATGAGCAGGTTAATAACTTAGTTTCCATTTTAGATGGATACTTTGATCAAGAAGCTCATCACTTGAATGTAAATGTACTTCAAAGAGAAACATTATTAGATGCAGTAGAGCATCCAGAGAAATATCCACAATTAACAATTAGGGTTTCTGGATATGCAGTTAACTTCATTAGATTAACTCCAGAGCAACAACAGGAAGTAATTGCTCGTACGTTCCATAAGAGTATGTAA